The stretch of DNA ttggtaggttcttattttgggtctcttatttttgaaaatattgtttcttatttttgaaaatattgttttttaaaattttaaaattttaaatagaatagaagtggtataaatgtgtaaacatttaagattttataaaaataaaaaaaaaatatttcatttttattaattttcaaacataataaaacattaatacacaTTACAACGAGAGTCACAAGAGTCAGATATATTATTATGCCACTGAAACACATCATTTTGTACTATGTTACAATACTTACACATGAAGCTTTGGGGCTAGCAGTGTACGCCTCACAGTTCTCAACCTCACCCCGTCTCCATCTCTCATAGAACAAAAAGAACTTCACAACCTCGTGACCGAGGTTCACATTCTCCGTCTTGCACTCTAAGAAGTCAGAGACATCCCTTGGAGAAAGGTTTGGACCAAGCTTGAAGTGACCAATGGCTTCTATAATCCCACTTGCACACCTCTCCTTTGCATGGATCACTTTTGGGTTGTCTTTTGCATTTTCAGCATGCCACTTCAACAGCTCTTCTTGAGCATTGCTTACCTGGGAGAACAAACTAACAATTCTCAACATCGATATGAAAACGAAAATGCAGAGAGATGGCTGAACatgatttgaaaacaaaaaaaccaaccaTGACGCCATAAACATCAGGAATGCTAAACAGTTCAGCATCGTTTCCTGAGTCGCCACAAGCAAGAGTATTAACAGGGAGCTTTCCTTCAGTCTTCAGCTTCTTAAGCAGATACGCAAGCGCTTGTCCCTTTCCAGCACCTTGTGGTAAAATATCCAAATCCATGCCTCCACTGTAAATGATTTTGACATCCAACTGAAACAACCAACATAAACAATCTGTTAAGTAACAAAACCTCAATAGAGAACAACACAAAAGCTGCAGATGCTACAATAGcattatcaaatcaaaaactcacCCCACGTTTCTCAAACCGTCGTGATAACTCCTTAGTAACTTCCTGAGCCTTACTCTTATCAACATAAAAGCTAACCTTGTGTGGCCTCTGCTCAGTTTCAGCCTACAAATCAGCAATTGAGTAACCATTGAGTAAACCActagagagagataaagaaactTTTGTAAAACCAGTGAGAGAGTGAGTACCTGAAGCTTCAACTCAGAAAACTTGCaagcttcttctttgacaatACCCAAATCCCATTTATGGTTCTTCAAAGTATCAACCCAACCATGATCAGGAACCATAGAGTTACCATAAGTAATCGTTTCAcctaaccaaaagaaacaattaaacaaGCTTATTTGATATTACTACAAGCTAAATCAAACAAGAACAATGTACTCTTAAATTATACAATCATGTGTCAAGAACacaaacaattacaaaaacaGTGATATTGAAAGAGATATTGTTTTGACAAAATCAGTTAAATCGGCGAGACATGAAGGCCAAATCTTTTCAAATTCATCATAATCGGAGATTAAGAAGACAACATCTACTAAACATATGGATCATATCAGAACACATGAacaccaagaaccctaattttctaacaaacataaaaacccCCTAAATTGCGATCAAAAATCAAAGTACCCTAATCATAAAACACTAATCGGGACTGATTCAGTCACTAATTGTATTGATAAACTTACCATATGATTCAAATTGCTTCAATCTCTTCTGATTGAGTGGGATCCAAATTCAAATCGCCTCTCATAGATCCTCTCGGAGACGAGGCATCGTCGATTCAATcgacggagagagagaggaaaaaagaaaaacttctgATTGAGTggaatccaaattcaaatcgcCTCTCATGAATCCAGATTCAATCgcaaccgagagagagagagcgcgagagcgagagagaaagagaggaaaaaagaaaaaaatcgaaggggaaatgttttttttttcctttttgtattaTTCTTTCAACCAACCGAATGGTGACACATACCGCCCCTTAAACCAAGATTCAGTCTCTTATATAAGGGGAGATCTTaccatttttcttcatttctgattattttttttttaacaaaagactAAGAGCTCTTCCCTGAACCCCCGATAAATAAGGCCTTAGAGCTTCTCCAACGATAAGGATGttattttgaggtttttaaatttcttaagaatatattttgtactttttgaaaataagaatttGTGAAagactaattaaaattttgccCCTCCAATGGTGAAACTCTTATTGggttcttaattttgaaaaaaatatttgtcaaaaatattatttatgaaatgaaaatattttaagtaaaacATAATTCCACTCTTTAGTGAGAATCTGACACAAGAAAGTGTGCAACTTCATACTTTGTTGCTATGTATCCGAATTTGGAGGAGCTGTATTCCTATGTACTCCTGTTAGTTTATCCGTTGCAGCTTTCTGATGCAGCCTTACCATTCTTCTACAACATTCTctgcaacaacaaacacaaatcgACTCAAAGATCAGTTT from Camelina sativa cultivar DH55 chromosome 9, Cs, whole genome shotgun sequence encodes:
- the LOC104711347 gene encoding probable sucrose-phosphatase 2, with protein sequence MVPDHGWVDTLKNHKWDLGIVKEEACKFSELKLQAETEQRPHKVSFYVDKSKAQEVTKELSRRFEKRGLDVKIIYSGGMDLDILPQGAGKGQALAYLLKKLKTEGKLPVNTLACGDSGNDAELFSIPDVYGVMVSNAQEELLKWHAENAKDNPKVIHAKERCASGIIEAIGHFKLGPNLSPRDVSDFLECKTENVNLGHEVVKFFLFYERWRRGEVENCEAYTASPKASCVSIVT